Proteins encoded together in one Lathyrus oleraceus cultivar Zhongwan6 chromosome 5, CAAS_Psat_ZW6_1.0, whole genome shotgun sequence window:
- the LOC127079636 gene encoding putative leucine-rich repeat receptor-like serine/threonine-protein kinase At3g53590, protein MWNNLTGTIPKEIGHITSLRLLLLNGNKLSGSLPDELGNLTNMNRLQLDENQLSGSVPESLANMINVRHLHMNNNSFTGQLPSKLSNLSNLMHL, encoded by the exons ATGTGGAACAATCTGACTGGCACAATACCAAAGGAAATCGGACACATTACATCGTTGAGACTCTT GCTCTTGAATGGAAATAAATTATCTGGCAGTTTACCGGATGAGCTTGGCAACCTTACGAATATGAATAGACTCCAACTAGATGAAAACCAACTGTCAGGTTCTGTGCCAGAATCGTTAGCGAATATGATCAACGTTAGACACCT CCACATGAACAACAACTCGTTCACTGGTCAACTTCCATCCAAACTTTCAAACCTTTCCAATCTTATGCATTTGTGA